The following are from one region of the Microbaculum marinisediminis genome:
- the soxZ gene encoding thiosulfate oxidation carrier complex protein SoxZ: MAESKPRVKVPKSASKGDVVTIKTLISHPMESGQRKDKEGNPIPRKIINKFTCTFNGKEVFSGDLDPAIAANPYFEFNAKVDESGTFVFTWVDDDGSVYTTEAAIEVN; encoded by the coding sequence ATGGCAGAATCCAAACCGCGCGTGAAAGTCCCGAAGTCCGCCTCGAAGGGTGACGTCGTGACGATCAAGACGCTGATCAGCCACCCGATGGAATCCGGGCAGCGGAAAGACAAGGAAGGCAACCCGATCCCGCGCAAGATCATCAACAAGTTCACCTGCACCTTCAACGGCAAGGAGGTGTTTTCCGGTGATCTCGATCCGGCGATCGCGGCGAACCCGTATTTCGAGTTCAACGCGAAGGTCGACGAAAGCGGTACGTTCGTTTTCACCTGGGTCGACGATGATGGCAGCGTCTACACGACGGAAGCCGCGATCGAGGTGAACTGA
- a CDS encoding cytochrome c, which produces MLREWLLALALVSLASFGANADDAQIARGGYLVGIAGCNDCHTPGYFFGKPDMARYLGGSDVGFEIPGLGVFVGRNLTPDKETGLGDWSDDQIVAALQTGVRPDGRMLAPIMPWHAFASLTADDVNAVVAFLRSLPPVEHAVPGPFGPGETVSTFTFRILPPGETAADAP; this is translated from the coding sequence ATGCTTCGCGAATGGCTTCTGGCATTGGCTCTTGTTTCTCTGGCTTCGTTCGGCGCGAACGCCGATGACGCGCAGATCGCGCGCGGCGGCTATCTCGTCGGGATTGCGGGATGCAATGACTGCCACACACCCGGCTACTTCTTTGGCAAGCCGGATATGGCGCGGTATCTGGGCGGCTCCGATGTCGGCTTCGAGATCCCGGGCCTCGGCGTCTTTGTCGGCCGCAACCTTACGCCCGACAAGGAAACCGGCCTCGGCGACTGGAGCGATGATCAGATCGTCGCCGCGCTTCAGACAGGCGTCCGGCCGGACGGGCGCATGTTGGCGCCGATCATGCCGTGGCATGCGTTCGCGAGCCTGACGGCGGACGACGTGAACGCCGTCGTGGCGTTCCTGCGCAGCCTGCCGCCGGTCGAGCACGCGGTACCGGGGCCGTTCGGTCCGGGCGAGACCGTATCGACGTTCACGTTCCGGATCCTGCCGCCCGGCGAAACGGCGGCCGACGCGCCGTAG
- a CDS encoding HupE/UreJ family protein, with protein MKRLAAALVFALAGLVATMAQTHEVRPAYLEIDQKGPEDFDVLWKVPTRGEARLALDVSLPSACAETSPIVAADAGAAMTSRWSIRCAGGLGGETVAIDGLVGTYTDVIARIAWSDGSVQTARLTPDFPDIVLETAPGALATARAYFVLGVEHILLGIDHLLFVLALLLLIRDLRTLIETITAFTVAHSITLAAAALGWTQVPQPPVEAAIALSIAVVAAEIIRAERGETDLSIRYPWLIAFLFGLLHGFGFGGALRDIGLPQTDAPLALLTFNLGVEVGQLLFVAAVLVVALAARRLVAVRGALIRGPVGYATGCVAGFWFVERVVSFVA; from the coding sequence ATGAAGCGTCTCGCCGCCGCCCTGGTTTTTGCACTCGCCGGCCTCGTCGCGACGATGGCGCAGACCCACGAGGTGCGCCCGGCCTACCTGGAGATCGACCAGAAGGGACCGGAAGACTTCGATGTCCTGTGGAAGGTGCCGACACGCGGGGAGGCCCGTCTGGCGCTCGACGTGTCGTTGCCGTCCGCCTGCGCGGAAACCTCTCCGATCGTCGCCGCCGATGCGGGCGCGGCCATGACCAGCCGGTGGAGCATCCGCTGCGCCGGCGGTCTCGGCGGCGAGACAGTGGCGATCGACGGTCTCGTCGGCACCTATACCGATGTGATCGCGCGGATCGCCTGGTCCGACGGGTCGGTCCAGACCGCCCGGCTGACGCCGGATTTCCCGGACATCGTCCTCGAGACCGCGCCGGGCGCGCTGGCGACGGCGAGGGCCTATTTTGTCCTGGGCGTCGAACACATCCTGCTCGGCATCGATCATCTGCTCTTCGTGCTGGCGCTGCTGCTTCTGATCCGCGATCTGCGGACGCTGATCGAGACGATCACCGCCTTCACGGTGGCCCACTCGATCACGCTTGCCGCCGCGGCCCTCGGCTGGACCCAGGTGCCCCAGCCGCCGGTCGAGGCGGCGATCGCGTTGTCCATCGCCGTCGTCGCCGCCGAGATCATCCGCGCCGAGCGAGGCGAGACAGACCTGTCGATACGCTATCCCTGGCTAATCGCGTTTCTGTTCGGGCTCCTGCACGGCTTCGGCTTCGGCGGGGCGCTGCGCGATATCGGCCTGCCGCAGACGGACGCGCCGCTGGCGCTGCTCACCTTCAATCTCGGCGTCGAGGTCGGGCAGCTTCTCTTCGTCGCCGCGGTCCTCGTCGTCGCGTTGGCTGCGCGCAGGCTGGTCGCCGTGCGCGGTGCGCTGATCCGCGGTCCGGTCGGCTACGCGACCGGCTGTGTCGCCGGCTTCTGGTTCGTCGAGCGGGTGGTCAGTTTCGTGGCGTAG
- a CDS encoding CHASE2 domain-containing protein, with amino-acid sequence MGLGAGVVCAALGLAVILSPFGNEFERTQGLDWLFKTRGKATPPPGVAVVGINNRTGRMLDLARLPRDWPRSTHGMLVERLVARGADIIVFDMDFSRAKPGDEDADFARAITSADRVVLFEWLSAHRERLVSANGQDAGWTWVEEKRSPTPVLAEAASAIGPFPLPKIDQAATEFWTFKSSLGDNATIPALALQMKALPYYETWIALLGQAGASGLDALPATAEQLRSPDDIKALMQAFRGIFVNDPSLAERVGWRIDAQPDDKQRQLLAALATLYGGPDHYFLNFYGPPGSIPTIPYEDVLSDDRAPAPGTTDLAGTVVFIGYSDLFAPDQPDRFFTSFTGDDGVDLSGVEIMATAFSNLLTQGNVRPVALRTEIAIIVAFGLVAGLSGFLLPATAGVPTVIGLAVLYGVFAQWRFNETSVWLPLATPALVQMPCALLIGLIGQYRLKRHAEQQVTRAISMYLPENIVQDLTQREFDPSEVNKVVYGTCLATDMSGFTTLSETKKPEELAEFMNSYFDELATALKRHDVDITEFHADTIMCAWTSAEPSPEVCAKAVGAALDVCDAIERFAAQRGRLRLNPRIGLQDGYFYVGHTGGGGRMAYSILGDTANTAARLESLNKYLGTHVLAAETVLKTPDGLLVRPLGDILLSGKADATPVVEIIAKSATATDRQMALCSKFSTALTYFREKDWVTAEQLFETIRAEFGDDGPSQFYLSYIRGHKSSAPTFDGPAFVKMTEK; translated from the coding sequence ATGGGCCTCGGTGCCGGCGTGGTTTGCGCCGCGCTCGGCCTTGCAGTGATCCTGTCACCCTTCGGCAACGAGTTCGAGCGGACCCAGGGCCTCGACTGGTTGTTCAAGACACGTGGCAAGGCGACGCCACCGCCCGGCGTGGCGGTGGTCGGCATAAACAACCGAACCGGCCGCATGCTCGATCTGGCGAGACTGCCGCGTGACTGGCCCCGCTCGACACATGGCATGCTCGTGGAGCGTCTGGTCGCGCGGGGCGCCGACATCATCGTTTTCGACATGGACTTCAGCCGCGCCAAGCCCGGCGACGAGGACGCGGACTTCGCCCGGGCGATAACAAGCGCCGATCGCGTCGTCCTGTTCGAATGGCTCTCCGCACACCGCGAACGTCTCGTGAGCGCAAACGGACAGGATGCAGGCTGGACCTGGGTGGAGGAGAAGCGATCACCAACGCCGGTCCTGGCCGAGGCGGCCAGCGCAATCGGCCCATTCCCGCTGCCCAAGATCGACCAGGCCGCCACGGAATTCTGGACGTTCAAGTCGAGCCTCGGCGACAACGCCACCATCCCGGCACTGGCGCTCCAGATGAAGGCTCTGCCCTATTACGAGACATGGATCGCCCTGCTGGGACAGGCGGGCGCGTCCGGTCTCGACGCCCTTCCCGCAACCGCTGAGCAGCTAAGGAGCCCCGACGACATCAAGGCTCTTATGCAGGCCTTCCGCGGGATCTTCGTAAACGATCCCTCGCTCGCCGAACGGGTCGGCTGGAGGATCGACGCACAGCCCGACGACAAACAACGCCAGCTCCTGGCGGCGCTTGCTACCCTGTACGGGGGGCCGGATCACTACTTCCTGAATTTCTACGGACCGCCGGGCTCGATCCCCACGATTCCCTACGAGGATGTCCTTTCCGACGACCGCGCGCCCGCGCCCGGCACCACCGACCTGGCGGGGACCGTCGTGTTCATCGGCTATTCCGATCTGTTCGCCCCGGACCAGCCGGACCGCTTCTTCACGAGCTTCACGGGGGATGACGGCGTCGACCTGAGCGGCGTCGAGATCATGGCGACCGCCTTCTCCAACCTGCTGACACAGGGAAACGTGCGACCTGTCGCTCTTCGCACGGAGATTGCCATCATCGTGGCTTTCGGCCTGGTGGCCGGCCTGTCGGGCTTTCTGTTGCCGGCGACAGCGGGCGTGCCGACCGTCATTGGTCTTGCGGTCCTGTACGGGGTCTTCGCCCAATGGCGCTTCAACGAGACCAGCGTCTGGCTGCCGCTTGCCACGCCCGCCCTGGTGCAGATGCCGTGCGCGCTCCTGATCGGGCTGATCGGGCAGTACCGGCTGAAGCGCCATGCGGAGCAACAGGTCACGCGTGCCATCAGCATGTACCTGCCGGAGAACATCGTCCAGGATCTGACGCAACGGGAGTTCGATCCGTCGGAAGTCAATAAGGTGGTCTACGGGACCTGCCTCGCCACCGACATGTCCGGATTCACGACGCTGTCGGAGACCAAGAAGCCGGAAGAACTGGCCGAGTTCATGAACAGCTACTTCGATGAGCTCGCCACCGCGCTCAAACGGCACGACGTCGACATAACGGAGTTTCACGCCGACACGATCATGTGCGCGTGGACGTCCGCCGAACCGTCCCCCGAGGTTTGCGCCAAGGCCGTCGGCGCCGCGCTGGATGTCTGCGATGCCATCGAGCGGTTCGCCGCGCAGAGGGGCCGGCTGCGCCTCAATCCGCGCATCGGCCTTCAGGACGGCTATTTCTACGTCGGTCACACCGGTGGCGGCGGCCGAATGGCCTACAGTATCCTCGGAGACACCGCGAACACGGCCGCGCGACTGGAGAGCCTGAACAAGTACCTGGGCACCCACGTCCTGGCGGCCGAGACCGTCCTGAAGACGCCTGACGGACTGCTGGTGCGGCCCTTGGGGGACATTCTTCTCAGCGGCAAGGCCGACGCCACGCCGGTTGTCGAGATCATCGCGAAATCCGCAACCGCGACCGACCGGCAAATGGCACTATGCTCGAAGTTCTCGACCGCCCTGACTTATTTCCGCGAGAAGGACTGGGTGACGGCGGAGCAGCTATTCGAGACGATCAGGGCCGAGTTCGGCGATGATGGCCCAAGTCAGTTTTATCTGTCGTATATCCGAGGCCACAAATCGAGCGCTCCGACCTTCGATGGCCCGGCGTTCGTGAAGATGACGGAAAAATAG
- a CDS encoding NAD(P)/FAD-dependent oxidoreductase, which produces MTKLTRRSFGIFTGALGVTLALPTYLRAQDRPKVVVIGGGAGGATTARYIAKDSEGAVDVTLIEANPQYTTCFFSNLYLGGFRDFDSITHTYDKLASNYGISVVNGMADTVDREAKEVVMADGSRVPYDRLVIAPGIDLIWDSVPGYSEEAAEIMPHSWKAGPQTQLLKSKLDAIENGQQIIMVAPPNPYRCPPGPYERASMFAHVLKSKGLTDSKIIIIDPKPKFSKQGLFQEGWEKHYPGMVEWYGPDVHGGITGVDPAAGTVTTDLDTFKGALVNVIPAQRAGAIVAKAGLTDDSGFVPIDPYSMRSKADENIFVVGDATIAGDMPKSAFSANSQAKVAAMTIRGELTDSKVFPAKYANTCWSLIETDDGVKVGAQYAPTDEKIASTTSFISQTGEDGALRKATYEESIGWYAGITNDIFGD; this is translated from the coding sequence ATGACGAAACTTACTCGCCGTAGCTTTGGGATCTTCACCGGCGCATTGGGCGTGACGCTGGCCCTGCCGACCTATCTGCGCGCTCAGGATCGACCGAAGGTCGTCGTCATCGGCGGCGGCGCCGGCGGCGCGACGACGGCACGCTACATCGCCAAGGATTCGGAAGGGGCCGTCGACGTCACCCTGATCGAAGCCAATCCGCAGTACACCACCTGCTTCTTCTCGAACCTCTATCTCGGCGGCTTCCGGGATTTCGACTCGATCACCCACACCTACGACAAGCTCGCCTCGAACTACGGGATCTCTGTGGTCAACGGCATGGCCGACACGGTCGACCGGGAGGCAAAGGAAGTGGTCATGGCCGACGGCAGCCGCGTTCCCTACGACCGGCTGGTGATCGCGCCCGGCATCGACCTGATCTGGGATTCGGTGCCCGGCTATTCGGAGGAAGCCGCCGAGATCATGCCGCATTCCTGGAAGGCCGGTCCGCAGACGCAGCTCCTGAAGTCCAAGCTCGACGCGATCGAGAACGGCCAGCAGATCATCATGGTGGCGCCGCCCAATCCCTATCGCTGCCCGCCCGGCCCCTACGAGCGCGCCTCGATGTTCGCCCATGTGCTGAAGTCGAAGGGCCTCACCGATTCCAAGATCATCATCATCGATCCCAAGCCCAAGTTCTCCAAGCAGGGCCTGTTCCAGGAAGGCTGGGAGAAGCACTATCCGGGCATGGTCGAATGGTACGGACCGGACGTGCATGGCGGCATCACGGGTGTCGACCCGGCGGCGGGAACGGTGACGACGGATCTCGACACCTTCAAGGGTGCTCTTGTCAACGTGATCCCGGCGCAGAGGGCCGGCGCGATCGTGGCGAAGGCCGGTCTTACCGACGACAGCGGCTTCGTCCCGATCGATCCCTATTCGATGCGTTCGAAGGCGGACGAGAACATCTTCGTCGTCGGTGATGCCACCATCGCCGGCGACATGCCGAAATCCGCCTTCTCGGCCAACAGCCAGGCCAAGGTCGCGGCCATGACCATCCGCGGCGAGCTGACCGATTCCAAGGTGTTCCCGGCCAAGTACGCCAATACCTGCTGGAGCCTGATCGAGACCGACGACGGCGTGAAGGTCGGTGCGCAGTACGCCCCGACCGACGAGAAGATCGCCTCGACCACGAGTTTCATCAGTCAGACCGGCGAGGATGGCGCGCTGCGCAAGGCGACCTACGAGGAATCGATTGGCTGGTACGCCGGCATCACCAACGACATCTTCGGAGACTGA
- the soxB gene encoding thiosulfohydrolase SoxB, producing MVSRREFLMAAVATGAIVGPGLGGRWTRALAQQQLSEDALLSMEPFGNVTLVHVTDIHAQLKPVYFREPSVNLGVGEVAGLPPHVTGADFLELYNIEPGSPEAYALTYEDFTALARTYGRMGGMDRVATVVKRIRAERGDNMLLLDGGDTWQGSYTANKTLGADMVEVMNALGPDAMTGHWEFTYGADRVTELVDGLPFPFLGSNIYDAEWNEPAFEPMTMFERGGVNIAVIGQAFPYTPIANPRWMIPGWSFGIREEDIAAHVQEARADGADLVVLLSHNGFDVDRKLASRVDGIDVILTGHTHDALPEPVIVNDTLLIASGSNGKFVSRLDLDVRDGAMKGFSYRLIPVFADVIAPDAEMAALIDKVRAPYEAELARELARTDTLLYRRGNFNGTMDDLICQALLEEREADIALSPGFRWGTSVLPGDAITVEDLHTACAMTYPAVYRSTMSGQVIRDILEDVADNLFNPDPYYQQGGDMVRVGGMSYTIAPTADMGSRISDMTVLKTGEPIDPGRDYVVSGWASVNENTEGPAIWDVVEAWLKDNPVVTLKENGSVRIAG from the coding sequence ATGGTGTCACGGCGCGAATTCCTGATGGCGGCGGTTGCGACCGGAGCCATCGTCGGTCCCGGATTGGGTGGACGCTGGACCCGCGCCCTCGCCCAGCAGCAACTGAGCGAGGACGCACTCCTGTCGATGGAGCCGTTCGGTAACGTCACCCTCGTCCACGTCACCGACATCCACGCGCAGCTCAAGCCGGTCTATTTCCGCGAGCCGTCGGTCAACCTCGGTGTCGGCGAGGTCGCCGGCCTGCCGCCGCATGTGACCGGCGCCGATTTCCTGGAGCTATACAACATCGAGCCGGGATCGCCGGAAGCCTACGCGCTCACCTACGAGGATTTCACCGCGCTGGCCCGGACCTATGGCCGCATGGGCGGCATGGACCGCGTCGCAACCGTCGTGAAGCGCATCCGCGCCGAGCGCGGCGACAACATGCTGCTGCTGGATGGCGGCGACACCTGGCAGGGCAGTTACACGGCCAACAAGACGCTTGGCGCCGATATGGTCGAAGTGATGAACGCGCTTGGGCCGGACGCGATGACCGGCCACTGGGAGTTCACCTATGGCGCCGACCGTGTCACCGAACTGGTCGACGGCCTGCCGTTCCCCTTCCTGGGCTCCAACATCTACGATGCCGAATGGAACGAGCCCGCTTTCGAGCCGATGACGATGTTCGAGCGCGGCGGCGTGAACATCGCCGTGATCGGCCAGGCCTTTCCCTATACGCCGATCGCCAACCCGCGCTGGATGATCCCCGGCTGGTCCTTCGGCATCCGCGAGGAGGATATCGCGGCCCATGTCCAGGAAGCGCGCGCCGACGGGGCCGATCTCGTCGTGCTGCTCTCGCACAACGGCTTCGACGTCGACCGCAAGCTTGCCTCCCGCGTCGACGGCATCGATGTGATCCTCACTGGCCACACCCACGACGCGCTGCCCGAACCGGTGATCGTCAACGACACGCTGCTGATTGCCTCCGGCTCGAACGGCAAGTTCGTCTCCCGTCTCGATCTGGACGTCCGCGACGGCGCGATGAAGGGCTTTTCCTATCGGCTCATTCCGGTCTTCGCCGACGTCATCGCGCCGGACGCCGAGATGGCCGCGCTGATCGACAAGGTTCGCGCGCCCTACGAAGCCGAGCTTGCCCGCGAGCTTGCCCGGACCGATACGCTGCTCTACCGGCGCGGCAACTTCAACGGCACCATGGACGATCTGATCTGCCAGGCCCTGCTCGAGGAGCGCGAGGCCGATATCGCGCTGTCCCCGGGGTTCAGATGGGGCACGTCTGTGCTGCCGGGCGACGCGATCACGGTCGAGGATCTGCACACCGCCTGCGCCATGACCTATCCGGCCGTCTACCGCTCGACCATGTCCGGGCAGGTGATCAGGGACATTCTCGAGGATGTCGCCGACAACCTGTTCAATCCCGATCCCTACTATCAGCAGGGCGGCGACATGGTCCGCGTCGGCGGCATGAGTTACACGATCGCCCCGACGGCGGACATGGGCTCGCGGATCTCCGATATGACGGTGCTGAAGACCGGCGAGCCGATCGATCCGGGAAGGGACTATGTCGTCTCGGGCTGGGCATCGGTCAACGAGAACACCGAAGGGCCGGCGATCTGGGACGTCGTCGAGGCCTGGCTGAAGGACAACCCGGTGGTGACCCTAAAGGAGAACGGGTCCGTGCGCATCGCTGGCTGA
- the soxY gene encoding thiosulfate oxidation carrier protein SoxY produces MKLTRREALALSAGAAVFAVAGGRGTAWASTEDTQKAIDAFTGGAAPQSGRITLNAPEIAENGNTVPVSVAVDSPMTDDDYVAAVMILAEGNPNPNVATLHFTPMSGSADVTTRMRLAKTQNVIALAKMNDGSVFMDKKEVKVTIGGCGG; encoded by the coding sequence ATGAAACTGACACGACGTGAAGCGCTCGCGCTGAGCGCCGGTGCCGCCGTATTCGCCGTCGCCGGCGGGCGTGGCACCGCATGGGCCAGCACCGAGGATACCCAGAAGGCGATCGACGCGTTCACTGGCGGCGCGGCTCCCCAGAGCGGCCGTATCACGCTGAACGCCCCGGAGATCGCGGAGAACGGCAACACGGTTCCGGTATCGGTCGCGGTGGACAGCCCGATGACCGACGACGATTACGTCGCCGCGGTGATGATCCTTGCCGAGGGAAATCCGAATCCGAACGTCGCCACCCTTCATTTCACGCCGATGAGCGGGTCCGCGGACGTGACCACCCGCATGCGGCTGGCCAAGACCCAGAACGTGATCGCGCTCGCCAAGATGAACGACGGCTCGGTCTTCATGGACAAGAAGGAAGTCAAGGTCACGATCGGCGGCTGCGGCGGCTGA
- a CDS encoding c-type cytochrome yields the protein MFVTATVALAAGSSFADGDPGKGEALYRSCKACHQIGAGALNGVGPHLDALFGRTAGSLDGFRYSSAMREMGADGLVWDERTLDAYLEKPQTMIPGTRMSFRGMPDPEARTRLIAYLKQASAAEPAADPTTAEAPRPEMAAAVLEIEGDPDYGEYLASECVTCHQPSGRAEGIPSIVGWPKDAFIRALFEYKTNVRSHQVMRMVTTNLGNEEVAALAAYFEQLEPQ from the coding sequence ATGTTTGTGACGGCCACCGTCGCACTGGCCGCCGGGTCTTCTTTTGCCGACGGCGACCCCGGCAAGGGGGAAGCACTCTACCGATCCTGCAAGGCGTGCCATCAGATCGGCGCCGGTGCGCTGAACGGCGTCGGACCGCATCTCGACGCGCTGTTCGGTCGCACTGCCGGCAGCCTCGACGGCTTTCGCTATTCGTCCGCCATGCGGGAGATGGGCGCTGACGGCCTCGTCTGGGACGAGCGCACGCTCGATGCCTACCTGGAGAAACCGCAGACGATGATACCCGGCACGCGCATGTCGTTCCGCGGCATGCCGGACCCGGAGGCACGGACCCGCCTGATCGCGTATCTGAAGCAGGCCTCCGCCGCCGAGCCGGCCGCCGATCCGACGACGGCGGAAGCGCCGCGCCCGGAAATGGCCGCCGCGGTGCTGGAGATCGAGGGCGATCCTGACTACGGCGAGTATCTCGCCTCCGAATGCGTCACCTGCCACCAACCGTCCGGCCGCGCGGAGGGCATCCCCTCGATCGTCGGCTGGCCGAAGGACGCCTTCATTCGCGCCCTGTTCGAATACAAGACCAACGTCCGCAGCCATCAGGTCATGCGGATGGTCACCACGAATCTTGGCAACGAGGAAGTTGCGGCACTCGCCGCGTATTTCGAGCAGCTCGAGCCGCAATAG
- a CDS encoding peptidylprolyl isomerase: MTVISRLAREPLFQFLVIGAVVFAAYAAVGTRTDVAAPETIVVTPGRIAQLSETFSRTWQRPPTQDELDGLIDAFVKEEVFYREGRSLGLDADDTVFRRRLQQKLEFMMEPDPADLAASDVELEAYRAANAEMYRVPEHTAFRQIFFNRDTHGDQIDAEIDVALDALRGDGARIEARSLGDRTMLPFSMPLTPTDRIAISFGQQFADALKAIAPGQWHGPVASTFGLHLVLIDDKSPSRDPNLAEVRDAVRRDWEGEKRREIAEARYRAMRDNYDVTVIWPEESAGQVEAQAVNQ; this comes from the coding sequence ATGACGGTGATTTCGCGACTGGCCCGAGAACCGCTGTTTCAGTTCCTCGTCATCGGCGCGGTCGTTTTCGCCGCTTACGCGGCCGTCGGGACGCGCACCGATGTCGCCGCGCCGGAGACGATCGTTGTCACACCGGGCCGGATCGCGCAGCTGTCCGAGACGTTTTCGCGCACCTGGCAGCGGCCGCCGACGCAGGACGAGCTGGACGGGCTGATCGACGCCTTCGTCAAGGAGGAGGTCTTCTACCGCGAGGGGCGCAGCCTCGGCCTCGATGCCGACGACACCGTCTTCCGGCGGCGGCTGCAGCAGAAGCTGGAATTCATGATGGAGCCTGATCCGGCGGACCTCGCGGCGTCAGACGTCGAGCTCGAGGCCTACCGCGCCGCCAATGCCGAGATGTATCGGGTGCCGGAGCACACCGCATTCCGTCAGATCTTCTTCAATCGGGATACGCATGGAGACCAGATCGATGCGGAGATCGACGTTGCGCTGGACGCGCTGCGCGGCGACGGTGCCAGGATCGAGGCGCGGAGCCTGGGCGACCGGACGATGCTGCCCTTCTCCATGCCACTCACCCCGACCGACCGGATCGCCATCAGTTTCGGACAGCAGTTCGCTGATGCCCTGAAGGCGATCGCGCCCGGTCAATGGCATGGCCCGGTCGCGTCGACCTTCGGCCTGCATCTGGTCCTGATCGACGACAAGAGCCCGTCGCGCGATCCGAACCTCGCCGAAGTGCGCGATGCCGTCCGGCGCGACTGGGAAGGGGAGAAGCGGCGGGAGATCGCGGAGGCGCGCTACCGCGCCATGCGCGACAACTACGACGTGACCGTGATCTGGCCCGAGGAGAGCGCCGGGCAGGTCGAGGCGCAGGCGGTGAACCAATGA
- the soxX gene encoding sulfur oxidation c-type cytochrome SoxX, protein MTIRMGIAGLTAIVLAAGAASAETLAPGDVTFKDGAVESSLTGQPGDPEAGAKAFADRKLGNCLACHAVSQMSDQLFHGNVGPALDGVAARYSPETLRAIVTNSKEVFGEQTVMPGFYSLDVGIDVAEAFQGKTILSAQDVEDVVAFLGTLQE, encoded by the coding sequence ATGACGATACGTATGGGTATCGCCGGCCTCACGGCGATCGTGCTCGCGGCGGGGGCCGCCAGCGCGGAAACCTTGGCGCCCGGCGATGTGACCTTCAAGGACGGGGCCGTTGAATCGTCCCTGACGGGCCAGCCCGGCGATCCGGAAGCCGGGGCCAAGGCGTTTGCCGATCGCAAGCTTGGCAACTGCCTTGCCTGTCACGCGGTCTCGCAGATGTCGGACCAGCTTTTCCATGGCAATGTGGGCCCGGCTCTGGACGGTGTCGCCGCGCGGTACTCGCCTGAGACGTTGCGCGCGATCGTCACCAACTCGAAGGAGGTCTTCGGCGAACAGACGGTCATGCCGGGCTTCTACTCGCTCGATGTGGGCATCGATGTCGCCGAAGCGTTCCAGGGCAAGACGATCCTGTCCGCGCAGGACGTTGAAGACGTGGTGGCGTTCCTGGGAACGCTCCAGGAATAG
- the soxA gene encoding sulfur oxidation c-type cytochrome SoxA translates to MSKLGLAIALGGVVGLAFAPAQADPVDDTLVIDGKEMITRVDPPDGHPFDEVLSGWLFRTPETRALETDTFANPGMLYVEQGEQIWNQVDGAAGKSCASCHNDAAESMKDVGAGYPKWNAAAGKPYNLELQINDCRVNNMQAEPYKFDAGEQKALVTYIKHQSLGAPVKVDLGEGDMKAWWDKGKDYYYTRFGQLNLSCASCHEENNGNYIRADHLSQGNVNGFPTYRLKQASMVSLHNRFRGCIRDTRASYPDAFSDELMALEVYVTWRGTGLSVETPAVRQ, encoded by the coding sequence ATCAGCAAACTGGGCCTGGCAATCGCGCTGGGGGGGGTGGTCGGTCTGGCTTTCGCTCCGGCGCAGGCCGATCCCGTCGACGACACGCTCGTCATCGATGGCAAGGAAATGATCACGCGTGTCGATCCGCCGGACGGACATCCGTTCGATGAGGTGCTGTCCGGCTGGCTGTTCCGCACGCCCGAGACGCGCGCGCTGGAGACGGATACCTTCGCCAATCCCGGCATGCTCTATGTCGAGCAGGGTGAACAGATCTGGAACCAGGTCGATGGTGCAGCGGGCAAGTCCTGCGCCTCGTGCCACAACGACGCAGCCGAGTCGATGAAGGACGTCGGCGCCGGATATCCCAAGTGGAACGCGGCGGCCGGCAAGCCCTACAACCTCGAGCTCCAGATCAACGATTGCCGCGTCAACAACATGCAGGCTGAGCCCTACAAGTTCGACGCCGGAGAACAGAAGGCGCTCGTCACCTACATCAAGCATCAGTCGCTGGGGGCGCCCGTCAAGGTGGACCTCGGCGAGGGCGACATGAAAGCATGGTGGGACAAGGGCAAGGACTACTACTATACGCGCTTCGGCCAGTTGAACCTCTCGTGTGCAAGCTGCCACGAGGAGAACAACGGCAACTACATCCGTGCCGACCATCTCAGCCAGGGCAACGTCAACGGCTTCCCGACCTACCGGCTGAAGCAGGCCAGCATGGTGTCGCTGCACAATCGCTTCCGCGGCTGTATCCGCGACACGCGGGCGAGCTATCCCGACGCCTTCTCGGACGAGCTGATGGCGCTCGAGGTCTATGTGACCTGGCGCGGCACGGGCCTCTCCGTGGAGACGCCGGCGGTTCGCCAGTAG